From the genome of Ptychodera flava strain L36383 chromosome 20, AS_Pfla_20210202, whole genome shotgun sequence, one region includes:
- the LOC139119670 gene encoding uncharacterized protein encodes MCRQFRDLRSPQEFCDHFNSVLSGKEDTSSPASSVSNLTNDSSEDDSEPEGESETTENISHSSSNGIESTPDDDDDVMSPTASMSNTPLSRSTKKRKLTDAAKQLVLRHFQRKRRLKNSTKK; translated from the exons TCAGAGACCTTAGAAGTCCACAGGAGTTCTGTGATCATtttaattcagtattgtccGGTAAGGAAGACACATCTTCACCTGCATCAAGTGTGAGTAACCTGACCAACGATTCCAGTGAAGATGACTCAGAGCCAGAGGGTGAATCagaaacaacagaaaatatTAGTCATAGTTCCAGTAATGGCATAGAGTCTACaccagatgatgatgatgatgtaatgAGTCCCACAGCTAGTAT GTCAAATACTCCCTTATCAAGAAgcacaaagaagagaaaattgaCAGATGCTGCAAAACAATTAGTGCTACGAcactttcaaagaaaaagaaggCTGAAAAACTCAACAAAGAAATGA